A DNA window from Mus pahari chromosome 13, PAHARI_EIJ_v1.1, whole genome shotgun sequence contains the following coding sequences:
- the Sec61g gene encoding protein transport protein Sec61 subunit gamma isoform X2: MDQVMQFVEPSRQFVKDSIRLVKRCTKPDRKEFQKIAMATAIGFAIMGFIGFFVKLIHIPINNIIVGG; the protein is encoded by the exons ATGGATCAGGTAATGCAGTTTGTAGAGCCCAGTCGGCAGTTTGTAAAGGACTCAATTCGGCTGGTTAAAAGATGCACCAAACCCGACAGAAAAG AATTCCAGAAGATTGCCATGGCTACAGCTATAGGATTTGCTATCATGGGATTCATTGGCTTCTTCGTGAAACTGATCCATATCCCCATTAATAACATTATTGT GGGTGGCTAA
- the Sec61g gene encoding protein transport protein Sec61 subunit gamma isoform X1, whose protein sequence is MGGLWIASFRFRWAQVSPKLRVSPLSIRHPTNMDQVMQFVEPSRQFVKDSIRLVKRCTKPDRKEFQKIAMATAIGFAIMGFIGFFVKLIHIPINNIIVGG, encoded by the exons ATGGGCGGGCTGTGGATTGCCAGCTTCCGGTTCCGTTGGGCTCAGGTCTCTCCTAAGCTACGTGTCTCTCCGCTCTCAATCCGCCATCCC acAAACATGGATCAGGTAATGCAGTTTGTAGAGCCCAGTCGGCAGTTTGTAAAGGACTCAATTCGGCTGGTTAAAAGATGCACCAAACCCGACAGAAAAG AATTCCAGAAGATTGCCATGGCTACAGCTATAGGATTTGCTATCATGGGATTCATTGGCTTCTTCGTGAAACTGATCCATATCCCCATTAATAACATTATTGT GGGTGGCTAA